Proteins co-encoded in one Cercospora beticola chromosome 7, complete sequence genomic window:
- a CDS encoding uncharacterized protein (antiSMASH:Cluster_3) yields the protein MGKSKSPRSEPVVESTTSSRKTFFDLPAELRNTIYELVADCTLRLAPRPNTPPVVPGLILTSRKCRSEYMSILLATARIEASITDMNFDKLILILSSLDQTSRKALISNKHLLIVLRVRKCGSDVYANLRKWCEESQRLFQNDESAPDWHYVMEEKVPANAAQLDWYCGRVRVLEQRVPAEMENVRAEARKILKVLEDERTGVSGTASWSMGYGDAFAIYAATSARRT from the coding sequence ATGGGAAAATCCAAGTCTCCTCGCTCAGAGCCAGTTGTCGAATCTACGACCTCATCACGCAAGACGTTTTTCGACCTGCCAGCGGAGTTGCGGAACACGATCTATGAATTGGTCGCCGACTGTACTTTGCGTCTCGCTCCAAGGCCGAACACGCCTCCTGTGGTTCCTGGCCTGATCCTAACCTCGCGAAAATGTCGCAGCGAATACATGTCCATCCTGCTCGCCACAGCCAGGATAGAGGCTAGCATCACGGACATGAACTTCGACAAATTGATTCTGATCTTAAGCAGCCTCGATCAGACTTCGCGCAAGGCATTGATCAGCAACAAAcatctcctcatcgtcttgcGTGTGCGGAAATGCGGAAGCGACGTGTACGCCAACCTTCGAAAGTGGTGTGAGGAGTCTCAAAGATTATTCCAGAATGACGAAAGTGCGCCTGATTGGCACTATGTcatggaggagaaggtgccAGCGAATGCAGCACAGCTGGATTGGTATTGTGGGCGGGTTCGTGTTCTGGAGCAGCGTGTTCCGGCAGAGATGGAGAATGTTAGAGCCGAAGCGAGGAAGATCCTGAAGGTCCTGGAGGACGAGCGAACAGGGGTTTCGGGGACGGCAAGCTGGAGTATGGGGTATGGAGATGCGTTCGCGATATATGCTGCAACTTCAGCGAGGAGGACGTAG
- a CDS encoding uncharacterized protein (SMCOG1092:hypothetical protein~antiSMASH:Cluster_3), with product MEKSETEYDVIVVGAGIGGLSAAKTYLQLAPQANVLIFESRPTLGGVWCEQNLYEGLKTNNLLSTYEFSDWPMDPKKYDVQPGKHIPGKVMFEYLNDYARHFNIFDKIPFRTEVREVEKLEDGWRLTAESDVGDKDGVLIRVSSPYRTKKLIMATGLASKPNPVRIPGVEDFDKPVLHHGDLKDRAQELANDPNVKKVTVIGASKIGYDAVFLFASHGKKVDWIVRKSGGGAVWMAQPWVKMGPWKVMLEHIACMRFFSWFSPCSWGDYDGFGWTRGFLNRTRIGRWLMDGLWEGIRSDVIDLAGYRKEKALQHLEPPESLFWSGRVGIHNYTSDHHDLIRSGQVTLHHKDIAHLSSPGRLTFTDSSTLSTDALLAITGWQLNPTIQYLPPNLSSSLGIPSTNPSQSDLTLWSTLETKADAQILSQFPRLANHPVRKLPYTQPTTPYRLYRGLAPPNLTSANDHSLVYLKTVHCTSNTVLAEIQSLWTFAYLNNFPLKIPSSSEEIYYSTALHSRFGKWRYPWGFAQWYPEFVYDAVPYFDMLLHDLGLRRWGKKSWWREVWEGYTIRDYEGLVDEWKGKEVEVGRWRMGGGEKKME from the exons ATGGAAAAGAGCGAAACGGAATACGATGTAATCGTCGTCGGAGCGG GCATCGGTGGCCTAAGTGCTGCGAAGACATATCTACAACTAGCGCCGCAAGCAAATGTCTTGATCTTCGAATCT AGACCAACTCTCGGCGGCGTCTGGTGTGAACAAAACCTCTACGAAGGCCTCAAAACCAACAACTTACTCTCAACATACGAGTTTAGCGATTGGCCTATGGATCCGAAGAAATACGATGTCCAACCTGGAAAACATATTCCCGGAAAAGTCATGTTTGAGTACTTAAACGACTATGCTCGACATTTCAACATTTTCGACAAGATCCCATTTCGAACAGAAGTTCGCGAAGTCGAGAAATTGGAAGATGGCTGGCGCCTCACTGCCGAGTCGGATGTGGGCGATAAAGATGGAGTTCTAATCCGTGTCAGCAGCCCATACAGAACGAAGAAATTGATCATGGCCACTGGACTTGCGTCGAAACCTAACCCGGTGAGAATACCTGGTGTGGAGGATTTCGATAAGCCGGTGCTGCATCATGGAGATTTGAAAGACAGGGCGCAAGAGTTGGCGAATGATCCGAATGTGAAGAAGGTGACGGTGATAGGAGCTTCCAAGATTGGATATGATGCTGTTTTTCTGTTTGCGAGTCATGGGAAGAAAGTGGATTGGATCGTGAGGAAGTCGGGAGGTGGTGCGGTGTGGATGGCGCAGCCTTGGGTTAAGATGGGGCCTTGGAAAGTTATGCTGGAGCACATTGCTTGCATGCGATTCTTTTCGTGGTTCTCACCTTGCAGCTGGGGCGACTATGATGGTTTTGGTTGGACTCGTGGGTTTCTGAACAGGACTCGGATTGGACGATGGCTGATGGATGGGCTATGGGAGGGAATCCGTTCGGATGTGATTGATCTCGCAGGCTACAGGAAGGAAAAGGCATTACAACATCTCGAACCACCTGAGTCTCTCTTCTGGTCCGGAAGAGTAGGAATCCACAACTACACTTCTGATCACCACGACCTCATCAGATCCGGCCAAGTCACTCTCCACCACAAAGACATCGCCCACCTTTCCTCCCCCGGCCGACTAACCTTCACCGACTCCTCCACCCTCTCCACCGACGCCCTCCTCGCCATAACAGGCTGGCAACTCAACCCCACAATCCAATACCTCCCACCaaacctctcctcctccctcgGCATCCCCAGCACGAACCCCTCCCAATCCGATCTAACCCTCTGGTCCACCCTCGAAACAAAAGCCGACGCTCAAATCCTCTCGCAATTCCCCCGTCTCGCAAACCATCCAGTCCGCAAACTCCCTTACACTCAACCGACAACACCCTACCGCCTCTACCGCGGTCTCGCCCCACCAAACCTCACATCCGCCAACGACCACTCCCTCGTCTATTTAAAAACAGTCCACTGCACATCCAACACCGTCCTCGCAGAAATCCAATCGCTCTGGACGTTCGCCTACCTGAACAATTTTCCTCTCAAAATCCCCTCTTCCTCCGAAGAAATTTATTATTCAACAGCTTTACATTCTCGTTTCGGAAAATGGAGATATCCTTGGGGATTTGCGCAGTGGTATCCGGAATTTGTGTATGATGCCGTACCGTATTTTGATATGTTGTTACATGATTTGGGATTGAGGAGGTGGGGGAAGAAGAGTTGGTGGAGGGAGGTTTGGGAGGGGTATACGATAAGGGATTATGAGGGGTTGGTGGATGAGTGGAAGGGGAAGGAAGTAGAAGTGGGACGGTGGAGGATGGGTGGtggggagaagaagatggagtGA